The following nucleotide sequence is from Aedes aegypti strain LVP_AGWG chromosome 3, AaegL5.0 Primary Assembly, whole genome shotgun sequence.
tttacgtcaaaaaacaacaaatagccatttattttccaaatctcaattgaTTTTATAATACTTGTAGTCAAAGTCCCTTACTTGAACACTATGGCATTTATaaactttgatttgaatttagcTATaaatcttaaggtgaaacagtttggaatcaacttctaagattggactaaaacttcaaaggcacaaatctcgcgaagaaagcatcccaaaacagtgcactttttattttggctttcttcactagcagaaagcttaaaataagaagatcaggaacgtttgccaactatttttccagttttgtgcctttgaaaacgtgagtagggggagaagccggccatctttggattccgagatgtttcaccttaaaaagaaaatcttgtcccactcgaacttttgtcgCACTCTCTCTAGTAATGTTCAATTTTGGGctactaaaaattgaaaaataaatccagcCGGTCTTAAAATATAAATGTACGACTGAGAAaccctttttcttcttcttctttctggcgttacgtctccactggtacagagcctgcttctcagctgttcttatgagctcCTCCACAGTTATGacctgagagcttactatgccaatggccattttgcatgtgtatatcgtgtggcaggtacgaagatactctatgccctgggaagtcgagaaaatttccagcccgaagagatcctcgaccggtgggattcgaacccacgaccctcagcttggtcttgctgaatagctgcgcgtttaccgctacggctatctgggccccatatttactgaaaaatacatgagctcatgcttgaaaaacaatcagtttttatACAGTAGATTGACATAGATGTAAGTAAAGGTCGCCTAACAAACGGCTGTTTCATTGGACTTGGTAAAATAAGGAACCTGagccaagaaaaaaatatagtaatAATAAATATAGTATAATtctaatgttagtgtgacttTCAGAAAATTGATTGCAAGCTTTCTAGATTTGTTCAAACTTGCATTAaaaacttattaaaaaaatacatataaaAAACAAAGCAGTACATCATCGATATCACATCATTAATCTAGAAAcaagttttatctatttttcatacaaataacGCAACGTCTTCTAATTACAGTAATTTTACATAAATGCATATATACTTAAACGAAAAAACATCTCTGAACCGAATCgatgtggggacggacctggtatagcggttagaacacacaccgaggacctgagatcgaatcccatcccggaGAAAGTCTCTTATGGCTTAAAAAGTGTCGACTTCatttggaagggaagtaaagctgttGGTTTTAAGATGAACTAGCTCAAGgttgaaaatctcgttaacgaagacaaagaaaaaaaaatgaaaataatatccATATAACCTACGTAAGACATCAATCCTACGCATTTTTACcaatccaagtaatcattatgaaaaagagaatccaATCTGGTATTCGTCGGAAAGGACTTTCATAAGAATGTTATTTAAAAATGAGATCTAAATCATactgaagctttagaaaaagcaagacttatgttcgatgtccgtgtaggcttaccagatggtatcctttgggaagacatgtcctcctttttgatCATGCGTCCTCCCGTCCTCCTTTAAActgaaaatgtcctcctttttaaaattaatcgaATATTCAATTTATCCATTAGTTTTCTGCTCATTTATTCTTGAGAATCTCTAGCTTTATATCAGTCTTGGATACGGATAAAGGATTTATCAATTTGAAACCAATGTTGGTGGCTTTGtgaattttcacttttttctaTACGTTTacgaattttaaattttgaaatatgtttatttatttccaagatttttgaatCGAATATGAAAAAGTGTTTCTGATTTATTTTGCTAGATAATGTTTAATTGTTAGATAATGAAAGATATCTTCATGAACTCTTTCCTATCACCTCGCTGTGCATATTCGATCAACAGCGACCTTTTCCATGCTGCATGAAGATCTATCGGGTATAAAATGCTTTTGGGTTATCAAGATAAAAATGTTTGCACTTAAACACTTGCTTAAATTATGATTATGTATCACAATattctataataataatattggGCTTATATCAGGGCCAATTTATCAACCAAATTTAAAGGGTATTAGTTAAGTTCTTCTTGAAAATGAGAAATACAGGTCCATGTATGTtcttatttaacaaaaaatagtGAAGAAAAAACGTTTCTATGGAAATCTGTCTAGAAGAAGTACACCATCTATTTATCTAATCGAAAACGCTATTATGCAACAATTAAACCTTAGGTCTCAAACggaataaaagttcatttattcatcaatacaaaaaatactaaacatttaggaaaaaaaaatcaaaattacaaaatgatttCCCTGTTTGCTCAGGAAATcacgaaacaaaattttttgaacttctcatagtaaaataaaatatgttttctaAGTATGCCCTTCACTTAAGTTTTGTATAAAAGGTAAAAAATtaagattatttatttatttatttatttatatttattaatttacaaTGTAAGGTTcacctttttcaattattgcatTCCGAATTCATTTAACGTAACAGTTTCTGAATTGTGTTCACTTATACGTTGCTATTTTCATATTTCTAATACTAATTCCTTCTGTTGAAAAACTCTCTGCACTCTGTTCGGAACCTATCCAATCGATCAATAGATCTTATTTCTAAAGGTAGTTGGTTCCAAAACACAACGCCACGAACGAAGAAGGTACCACCATAATGAGATGTAGCATACtgcggtaaaacaaatttacatGTACGCATGCTACGGAATGGTTGCAGTTTAGTGAAGAGATAATGCGGTGTAGTTGTTTTGATTATCTTAAAGAGTGTTATGCAAGAACGTAGtttaaatcataaaaattaaaacCTAATAAATTGTGCTGTAGTCGTGAAACACTAGAAAATCTTGTTAAACTATAGACCCATCTAACACAGCAGTTCAGGGCAACTCTTAATCTGTCAAGGGCTCGAGCTGAAGCATTATGTAATAGCTCTATGCCATACAAAAAATGCGGAAGAATAAGTGATTTAAACAATCTAAGCTtaatttcaacagaaaccatATTAGCCGTGAGCTTAAGGTGTTTTAAACCTCCATAGATTTTTCCACATTGAATATTAATGTGGGAATCCCATTCTAGATCATGTTGAAATATCACCCCTAGGTTTGAAACATGATTCACATAAGAAAGAGTTTCACCTCCTAAGATTCGTCTGATCATTATCACTGTTGTAAGTAGCTTTATCAGTGTTCTAATTATCACTTTGTCTAAGTGTTCTAATTGTCATTGCTTAGTGTTGGGTGTAGAAACTTCGCTATTTTTGCTTCCTCAAACTGGTTTTGATTGATTCACGTTTATTCTTGAAGAAGTGGTTCACTTATCAGTATTTTCCATTagcattttctatttttttttttcaaaaatgaacatttgttaagatggcaaatttttgaaatgtcctcctttttcaaaaccagtaaagcaaaatgtcctcctttctgaaaaattcttctGGTAAGCCTAGCCATAAGTGACAATCTCGGGGATAAGATTCGATCTCAGGTTCtcagcgtgagaggcgtgtgttctaacccctacaccacgTCCATTCCCTCATAGGAAAATAATGTAGATTgtgaaacaaaatcaaattacATTTATTCCATTATATCTGACGGCACTCGAGCCTAAGAaaagaaagaataaataataataagatACAGTTTCTGTTGAGTGGTTTATTAAATAGTCCAGCAAGGAATAGTAAGAAGAATACTTTCATATATCCTGAGTTCCTTCAAATGTTGTCAACCAAGGTGGGTCACTTAATATTGTTATCCAAAACCTTCATGTAAGTACGTAAACTTGCACGCATGCTTCCGGTATTCTCTGCACATGCCTTTAAGCTCCTTGGTCATACCTTTGGGACCACAACTGAACACGGTCAcagatttcctgaaaaaaaagaaGCCATGTCAAACTATGATATCACAGAATATGCTCAATCTTACCCAGCGTATAAAGCTGCTAAATCCAGAAAAACTTCATCCCAATTTGGACGGCCTTTGTTGATGCGTGCCTTGAGCGTGGGGTAATCTCCAAAATACTCATCTATAACATTGACATTGTAGTTTCGAGTTAGAAACAGCTTCAACGTAAATCTATCTGGTTTGTTCTGCTTCCAAAActggaattttcaaataaaattctaacTTTATCGGGTTAAAAAATcagacaaatttttgaaataccctttcttgaagccttttcaaCTCGTCTGCAAACCAGGTGAACATTTCAGCTTTTCTCACAATCCAGATGAGGTGGATTCTAGAAGGTCGATCAGTGttaaagtttctgaaagaatgaAAATAATCAGATTTCTGTTGATCCAAACAAACACCACTGAATCTTACAACAGATGGCGGACAAAGCCCGCAAACGGTGTAATACCGACGCCTGCTCCTATGTAGACTATTCGCTTGCACTTCAGCATACCGGTCATCGCCGATGGGTAAGGGCCGTCCAACAGAAATTGTAGTCTCCCAAGAGCGTTATGTCCGGCTCCGCTCTGTTTCAGACGTTCCTTTTCCGAAACAAGGTCATACAATCGTTGAGTCCAGTCGCCCCTAACTGCAACGGTTAGCGAAACCGTATTGTGGATTGCTGTTGGGAACTACATGGAGAAGGTTAACGTAAGCTCAGCTGAGTTCGACATTCATAGTTGATGGAACATACGTCAACGACTGTAAACGGGTGCCACTCAAGGGTCGAAATGGCTGGACACTGTAAGAGGACGTACTGGCCTGCGGATATCACAATGCGCTTACTACTGGTGAATCGCAGGCGTAGATATACTCCGTTAGCTGGTAGGACGTACGACTGCAAAGTGGATACTTTTCGCCTGTCCGAGTGTGCGGTGAGGTATCGGATGATTATGTCGAGAATGTAGATCGATAGTCCCGTTAGTGGCCAAATCCACGCCTGTTGGAGACCACAAGATATGGATAGCATGTAACCAATGGATAACATATCCTACACAAAGAAGCCAGCAACCGGAAAATTCTTCGATAGATCACCTAACCTGGGTTTTACATTCTATTTTCATCACGCTGAAGGGGCTGCTTTCTGGGTGCTGGGAGGCAGATGAAGCGAGCTATTCAATGAAATACATATAAACTTGATAAACGTCGTACTTATTCTTATAAAGGAAGGGAGACATGCCAAGTAAAGCGTAACAGGGTTTGTGCTTGATTCCTAAAAATTCGGGTTCGTGAAAAGAACGATTGAGaattctgcgatcagatatacgatgccacaaaatttggatgaaaataaaaataaaaagtttccagcgagtctCGAACGCGGGACCTCTGGATTAGGAATCGGACTTCATACCACCGTACCACCAGAGGTTACATATGAGCaaagtgattatttgccaatattaatacatACTTCATGTgatggtaggtcatttggcataaagtcgtttggcataaagccgtttggcataaagtcgtttggcataatggtcgtttggcataatagtcgtttggcataatgaatcttaaaccaagaatttctcaatattttgtttttacgtttctattgaatctctgATGACATCAgccttgttttggagtcaattgatacaaaatgacactttgttaaacaatcattcgctttaata
It contains:
- the LOC5572965 gene encoding NADPH oxidase 4 isoform X3: MERTSKVYHATRNFMFKYFLAFTWIGFNFVVFCKAFSHYHHDPEYYYLSKILGNGLCISRGTAPILNLTMAIITLPVSRSFNVLLNALFGRWSIRALVFYLEKIKVLHLFLGTGLIIVGVIHSIAHFINIVNFVDNYDAQFDAINWATGMDDSKLRLLVATPTGFSGCVMLVTLFAIAYFSSRQMRDRFYNSFLASHHLFLVFYGMMFYHPLSNIIKHQTNLKAHPNGCDIIDDHVFRNDSVLQAICSEEPKFSAGDKSLASSASQHPESSPFSVMKIECKTQAWIWPLTGLSIYILDIIIRYLTAHSDRRKVSTLQSYVLPANGVYLRLRFTSSKRIVISAGQYVLLQCPAISTLEWHPFTVVDFPTAIHNTVSLTVAVRGDWTQRLYDLVSEKERLKQSGAGHNALGRLQFLLDGPYPSAMTGMLKCKRIVYIGAGVGITPFAGFVRHLLNFNTDRPSRIHLIWIVRKAEMFTWFADELKRLQERFWKQNKPDRFTLKLFLTRNYNVNVIDEYFGDYPTLKARINKGRPNWDEVFLDLAALYAGKSVTVFSCGPKGMTKELKGMCREYRKHACKFTYLHEGFG
- the LOC5572965 gene encoding NADPH oxidase 4 isoform X1 → MLYHCLVKCKLLIPDFKMERTSKVYHATRNFMFKYFLAFTWIGFNFVVFCKAFSHYHHDPEYYYLSKILGNGLCISRGTAPILNLTMAIITLPVSRSFNVLLNALFGRWSIRALVFYLEKIKVLHLFLGTGLIIVGVIHSIAHFINIVNFVDNYDAQFDAINWATGMDDSKLRLLVATPTGFSGCVMLVTLFAIAYFSSRQMRDRFYNSFLASHHLFLVFYGMMFYHPLSNIIKHQTNLKAHPNGCDIIDDHVFRNDSVLQAICSEEPKFSAGDKSLASSASQHPESSPFSVMKIECKTQAWIWPLTGLSIYILDIIIRYLTAHSDRRKVSTLQSYVLPANGVYLRLRFTSSKRIVISAGQYVLLQCPAISTLEWHPFTVVDFPTAIHNTVSLTVAVRGDWTQRLYDLVSEKERLKQSGAGHNALGRLQFLLDGPYPSAMTGMLKCKRIVYIGAGVGITPFAGFVRHLLNFNTDRPSRIHLIWIVRKAEMFTWFADELKRLQERFWKQNKPDRFTLKLFLTRNYNVNVIDEYFGDYPTLKARINKGRPNWDEVFLDLAALYAGKSVTVFSCGPKGMTKELKGMCREYRKHACKFTYLHEGFG
- the LOC5572965 gene encoding NADPH oxidase 4 isoform X4; the protein is MLYHCLVKCKLLIPDFKMERTSKVYHATRNFMFKYFLAFTWIGFNFVVFCKAFSHYHHDPEYYYLSKILGNGLCISRGTAPILNLTMAIITLPVSRSFNVLLNALFGRWSIRALVFYLEKIKVLHLFLGTGLIIVGVIHSIAHFINIVNFVDNYDAQFDAINWATGMDDSKLRLLVATPTGFSGCVMLVTLFAIAYFSSRQMRDRFYNSFLASHHLFLVFYGMMFYHPLSNIIKHQTNLKAHPNGCDIIDDHVFRNDSVLQAICSEEPKFSAGDKSAWIWPLTGLSIYILDIIIRYLTAHSDRRKVSTLQSYVLPANGVYLRLRFTSSKRIVISAGQYVLLQCPAISTLEWHPFTVVDFPTAIHNTVSLTVAVRGDWTQRLYDLVSEKERLKQSGAGHNALGRLQFLLDGPYPSAMTGMLKCKRIVYIGAGVGITPFAGFVRHLLNFNTDRPSRIHLIWIVRKAEMFTWFADELKRLQERFWKQNKPDRFTLKLFLTRNYNVNVIDEYFGDYPTLKARINKGRPNWDEVFLDLAALYAGKSVTVFSCGPKGMTKELKGMCREYRKHACKFTYLHEGFG
- the LOC5572965 gene encoding NADPH oxidase 4 isoform X2, which produces MIIIPDFKMERTSKVYHATRNFMFKYFLAFTWIGFNFVVFCKAFSHYHHDPEYYYLSKILGNGLCISRGTAPILNLTMAIITLPVSRSFNVLLNALFGRWSIRALVFYLEKIKVLHLFLGTGLIIVGVIHSIAHFINIVNFVDNYDAQFDAINWATGMDDSKLRLLVATPTGFSGCVMLVTLFAIAYFSSRQMRDRFYNSFLASHHLFLVFYGMMFYHPLSNIIKHQTNLKAHPNGCDIIDDHVFRNDSVLQAICSEEPKFSAGDKSLASSASQHPESSPFSVMKIECKTQAWIWPLTGLSIYILDIIIRYLTAHSDRRKVSTLQSYVLPANGVYLRLRFTSSKRIVISAGQYVLLQCPAISTLEWHPFTVVDFPTAIHNTVSLTVAVRGDWTQRLYDLVSEKERLKQSGAGHNALGRLQFLLDGPYPSAMTGMLKCKRIVYIGAGVGITPFAGFVRHLLNFNTDRPSRIHLIWIVRKAEMFTWFADELKRLQERFWKQNKPDRFTLKLFLTRNYNVNVIDEYFGDYPTLKARINKGRPNWDEVFLDLAALYAGKSVTVFSCGPKGMTKELKGMCREYRKHACKFTYLHEGFG